The following is a genomic window from Planifilum fulgidum.
ACGCCAGCGTGTTCCGGGCCCAGGACGATTCGGCGCGGACGGTGGAGTTTTTTCAATCCGGAGTGGAGTTGGTGGGGGACCCCTCGCCGGAGGCCGATGCCGAGGTGATCGCCTTGGCGGCGGAGGCCCTCTCCGCCTGCGAAATCTCGTCCTTTCAACTGGCGGTCGGACACGTGGAGCTGCTGGATGCGCTCCTGCAGGAGCAGGTGGAGGATCCAGGGCAGGTGGAGCGGCTGAAGGAACGCCTGGGTGCCCGGGATGTGGTGGGGTACAAGGAGCAGGTGGCGCAGCTGGACGTGTCTCCGGAGGGAAGGGACTTGCTCCTTCGCCTTCCCCACCTGAGCGGGGGAAAGGACCGGCTCGAGTTTCTTCGCCCGCAAATGCGTTCCCGCCGGGTGGAAAACGCCGTCCGACACCTCCGGGAGATGTGGGAGGCCCTGGAGGATTTCGGGGCGAGCCGCCATGTGGTATTGGACCTGAGTCTGGTGGGCAGCCTCCATTACTACACCGGCGTCTATTTTGAAGGGTACGCCCTCCCTTCCAGCTTTCCCCTGGTGAGCGGCGGGCGGTACGACCGGTTGCTGGAGCGCTTCGGACGGCCCGCGCCGGCGACGGGGTTCGCTCTGAAGACGGACCGGCTGATGGAGGCGAGCCCCGCCGCGGACCGGGAGATGGAACGGGTGGCGCTTTTTTATCCCCGTTCCGCCCGGAGGGAGGCGATCCGTCGGGCGCAGGAACTCAGAAGGGAAGGAAAAGCGGTGATCCTGCACGTTGCCGACGATAAGGACCCGAAGACGGAGATCGATGCCGACCGCGTCGTCCGGTGGGAGGAGGGAGAAGATGGCCGGTGACACCTTGACCATTGCCATGCCCAAGGGGCGGATTTTGCGGGAAGCGCTGGAGCTCTTCGAGGCGGCGGGGTATCCCGTGGAGGAAGGGGCGTTTGAGTCCCGCAAGCTGACGGTCACCCTGCCGGAAGCCGGCCTCTCCTTTTTCCTTTCCAAACCGGGGGATGTGCCCACGTACGTGGAGTACGGGGTGGCCGACCTGGGAGTGGTGGGGAAGGATGTGCTGATGGAGGAGGGGCGCGATGTTTACGAGTTGCTCGATCTGGGGATCAGCCGGTGCCGGATTGCCGTCGCCGCCCTTCCCGATTGGCGCCCTTCCCTCCATCCTCGGGTGGCGACGAAATATCCGCGGATTGCCGGACGCTACTTTTTGGAGCAGGGGGAACAGGTGGAAATCATCCGGTTGAACGGTTCCGTGGAGCTCGCACCGCTGATCGGGCTGGCCGACCGGATTGTGGACATCGTTTCCACCGGGCGCACCCTGCGGGAAAACGGCCTCGTCGAGCTGGAGACGGTGTCCGTCGTGACGTCCCGCCTGATCGCCAACCGGGCCAGCTTTCGCCTGAAGAGCGGGGCCGTGGACCGGCTTTGTTCCCGGCTGGCGGCGGTGACGAAGGAAGGAGTGAGAACATGATCCGGGTGGTCAAGCCGGAGGAATTGGATACGCGCAGGCGGGAAAGCGATTTGCCTGCCGATCAGGAGCGGAAGATCCGGGAGATTCTCTCCGCCGTCCGGGCGGAGGGGGACAGCGCCCTCCGGCGGTACACGGAGAAATTTGACGGCGCTTCCCTCCGGGACCTCCGCGTGACCGAAGAGGAGATCGACGCCGCCTATGAACAGGTGTCCGCCGAATGGCTGGAAGCCCTGCGGGAAGCGGCCCGGCGCATCCGCCGATACCATGAGCGGCAGAGGCGGAATTCCTGGATGGATTCGGAGTCCGACGGAACGATACTGGGACAGCTCATCCGCCCCCTGGAGCGGGTGGGCGTGTACGTTCCCGGCGGACGGGCCGCTTATCCTTCGTCGGTGCTGATGAACGTGATTCCCGCCCGGGTGGCCGGGGTGGAGGAAATCGCCATGGTGACCCCGCCCCTTCCCGACGGGAGCATCCATTCTCCCACCCTGGTGGCGGCGCGGGAGGCGGGAGCGACGGAGATCTGGAAGGTGGGCGGAGCCCAGGGGATCGCCGCCCTGGCTTACGGGACGGAAAGCATCCGGCGGGTGGACAAGATCGTCGGCCCCGGCAACATCTACGTCGCCTATGCGAAGCGGCTGGTGTACGGCACGGTGGACATCGACATGATCGCCGGGCCGAGCGAAATCGTCGTCATCGCCGACGAAACGGCCGATCCCGCATACGTGGCCGCCGACCTCCTTTCCCAGGCGGAACACGATCCGATGGCCAGCGCCGTGCTGATCACCCCCTCTTCCGCCTTGGCCGAACGGGTTTCCCGGGAACTGGTCAAACAGTGCGAGGCTCTGGAGCGGAGGGAGATCGCCGGCCAATCCCTGCGGGATCACGGGGCGATCTGTCTCACGAAGGATCTGGCGGAGGCGGTGGAGACGGCCAACCGGTTGGCCCCCGAGCATCTGGAGCTCCTGGTGGCCGACCCGTGGCGCTGGATCGGTCGGGTCAAAAACGCCGGCGCCGTCTTTCTCGGGGAGTACAGCCCGGAACCGGTGGGAGATTATTTCGCCGGCCCCAACCACGTTCTCCCCACCAACGGAACGGCCCGCTTCTTTTCTCCCCTGTCCGTGGACGATTTTGTGAAAAAGACCAGCCTGATCGCCTACAGCCGGGAGGCGCTCCTGCGGGACGGCCCTCGGGTGATCGCCCTGGCGGAAGGGGAGGGGCTGGGCGCCCACGCCGAATCGATCCGCGTTCGCCTCGACCGGGAAGGAGGGGAAAGGCGGGATGGCTGATCGCGCCGCGACGGTTCACCGCAAAACGAAGGAAACGGAGATCACCCTGACCCTGGATCTGGACGGGTCGGGGAAGACGGAGCTGGAGACGGGGGTTCCCTTTCTGGAGCACATGCTGGATTTGTTCGCCAAGCACGGACTGTTTGACCTGCGGGTGATGGCGAAAGGGGATGTTCACATCGACGACCACCATACGGTGGAAGACATCGCCATCTGCCTCGGGACCGCCCTGCGCCGGGCCCTGGGGGACAAAGCGGGCATCCGCCGCTACGGCCATGCCGTCATCCCGATGGACGAGTCCCTGGGCCAGGTGGCGGTGGATCTGTCGGGTCGCTCGCACTTGGAGTTTCGGGCCGAGTTTCCCGCCCTGCGCGTGGGAACCTTCGCCACGGAGCTGGTGCACGAGTTTTTCTGGAAGCTGGCGATGGAGGGGCGGATGAATCTCCACGTTCTTCTCCATTACGGCCGGAATACCCACCACATGATCGAATCCCTGTTCAAAGCCCTGGGCCGGGCCTTGGACGAGGCCACCCGGGTGGATCCCCGGGTTCAGGGGATTCCGTCCTCCAAAGGGGTGCTTTAGCATGATCGCCGTCATCGATTACGGAATGGGCAACCTGCACAGCGTCAGCCGCGCTCTGGAGCGGATGGGCTTTCCCTATACCGTCACCTCCGATCCGGAAACCGTCGAAGCGGCCTCCGGGCTGATCCTTCCCGGGGTGGGCGCCTTCGGGGACGCGATGCGGGAGCTGAC
Proteins encoded in this region:
- the hisZ gene encoding ATP phosphoribosyltransferase regulatory subunit, with amino-acid sequence MGKLRQFEKPTGFRDFPPPTAAKKRLLERRVQTCFQQWGYREVLTPTLEYFDTVGAASAIPEYKMFKLIDREGKTLVLRPDLTAPIARMVSSVMKDEPLPLRLFYHASVFRAQDDSARTVEFFQSGVELVGDPSPEADAEVIALAAEALSACEISSFQLAVGHVELLDALLQEQVEDPGQVERLKERLGARDVVGYKEQVAQLDVSPEGRDLLLRLPHLSGGKDRLEFLRPQMRSRRVENAVRHLREMWEALEDFGASRHVVLDLSLVGSLHYYTGVYFEGYALPSSFPLVSGGRYDRLLERFGRPAPATGFALKTDRLMEASPAADREMERVALFYPRSARREAIRRAQELRREGKAVILHVADDKDPKTEIDADRVVRWEEGEDGR
- the hisG gene encoding ATP phosphoribosyltransferase; this encodes MAGDTLTIAMPKGRILREALELFEAAGYPVEEGAFESRKLTVTLPEAGLSFFLSKPGDVPTYVEYGVADLGVVGKDVLMEEGRDVYELLDLGISRCRIAVAALPDWRPSLHPRVATKYPRIAGRYFLEQGEQVEIIRLNGSVELAPLIGLADRIVDIVSTGRTLRENGLVELETVSVVTSRLIANRASFRLKSGAVDRLCSRLAAVTKEGVRT
- the hisD gene encoding histidinol dehydrogenase, encoding MRVVKPEELDTRRRESDLPADQERKIREILSAVRAEGDSALRRYTEKFDGASLRDLRVTEEEIDAAYEQVSAEWLEALREAARRIRRYHERQRRNSWMDSESDGTILGQLIRPLERVGVYVPGGRAAYPSSVLMNVIPARVAGVEEIAMVTPPLPDGSIHSPTLVAAREAGATEIWKVGGAQGIAALAYGTESIRRVDKIVGPGNIYVAYAKRLVYGTVDIDMIAGPSEIVVIADETADPAYVAADLLSQAEHDPMASAVLITPSSALAERVSRELVKQCEALERREIAGQSLRDHGAICLTKDLAEAVETANRLAPEHLELLVADPWRWIGRVKNAGAVFLGEYSPEPVGDYFAGPNHVLPTNGTARFFSPLSVDDFVKKTSLIAYSREALLRDGPRVIALAEGEGLGAHAESIRVRLDREGGERRDG
- the hisB gene encoding imidazoleglycerol-phosphate dehydratase HisB; translated protein: MADRAATVHRKTKETEITLTLDLDGSGKTELETGVPFLEHMLDLFAKHGLFDLRVMAKGDVHIDDHHTVEDIAICLGTALRRALGDKAGIRRYGHAVIPMDESLGQVAVDLSGRSHLEFRAEFPALRVGTFATELVHEFFWKLAMEGRMNLHVLLHYGRNTHHMIESLFKALGRALDEATRVDPRVQGIPSSKGVL